ATAGATGAGCAAAGGAAAACTTGGGCGAAAGAGCAAGAAGAAAAGAATCGAGAAATCAAAGAACGAGATGCAAATATTAATAAAAATAGACAACGGGATGAGGCTGAATATAAATATAATTTAGAACTCCAGCGGAAACTGCAAAGAGATGAATATGAACAACAACAAAAAGCTTTAAATAAACAACTGGAAGAATTTCAGCAAGAAACCGAAAAACAGTGGAGTGAAAGAGAAAAAATAATTGCTGAACGAGAAAAACAATTTGAGGAATATAAAACAAAAGTAGAGACATTTCCTAAAGATAAAGAAGCCGCTATCAAAAAAGCCACAGAAGAAGGAAAAGGTATCGCCCACTATCAAGCTAAAATCAAATCTGATTTGTATGGTAAAGAAGTGGAAGGTCAAAAGCGTTTCTACGAACAAAGATTACAGTCTCTAGAACAGACGATTACCAATCAAGAAACGCGAATTCAAAATCTTTCTAAACAACTTGAATCGGCGCTAAAACAAGTTCAAGATTTGGCTGTGAAAGCGATTGAAGGTACTGCTAATGTAAATTCATATCAGGCTATCAAGGAAATAGCTTTAGAACAAGCAAAAAGTCAGGTAAAAAATAAATAACCTGGGTTAGTTATCAGTTGAATTAGGTATAAGAACCCCTCCCCCAACCCCCTCCCCGCAAGCGAGGAGGGGGCTATGACAATACGGTTAGGTTACAGCGATTTTCAGGTAAATGAACCACATTTTTATATCTCACGCATTCGCGTAGCGTCTCGCAGAGAAGGCGCATTCGCGGAGCGTCTCGCAGAGAAGGCGCAAAGGAAGAAAGAAATACAGATGTCGGGGTGTGGTCTAAATACCTGAAAACTGCTGTAAAACGAATTCCGTTCTTTTCAATTAATTCTGGTATTACGCGCTTATCATCCTGTCCTTCCACCAAAAGCTTCTTGGGGATATAACCTTTTACCATTGCTAACGCACCTCAATTTCTCTTTCAGCAGCGATGACAATTTGAGATTCGTTAAAAACTATACTTTTGTCTTTACCTCTTTCAATTCTGTGAATTCTAATACCATCTTCAGTGGCATCTTCCTGCTGGGCTATACTGGCTAAACTAGTCCAACAATCACTATTGTGGGTAGTGGCAAAAACTTGCACATTTAGCCTTTTTGCCGTATCCCAAATCAGTTTCCACATATCAGACATAGCTGTAAAATGGAGTCCGGTATCAATCTCATCAACAAATAAATATCCGTCTTTAGCACAAACTGTAGCTAGTGCAAGTCCTAATATCCGCCAAATACCATCACCCATACTGCCAATTGGTACACGCTGGTTACTATCAGAAAGCAGCACAAAAAAACCGCCCCGCGAATCTAAGGAATACCTTAATTTTTGAGAACTAACTGGAGCAATTCGTTGAATTTTCGAGTCTATTCTATGAAGTGCCTGCTCTACAAGTTTTTCTTCAGGTGTTAATACTATCTGGTCAAATAACTCAATCATTTTCTCAGTTTCTAGAGAAGATGATGTGACAAATTGTGTTTTTGTTATTGGATTTTTAACATCTCTACGAAATCGCCGAACATAATCTATAGGAAGTCCTCCATTAGGAGATAGGGGTAGTTTCCAAGACTCTTCTTCCCTTACAGAAGTCCACTTTACACTAAAATCACGTTCTCTTAATGCATCTGGTACTTCATCAACTGGAAACTCATTCCACAGGTTAAGTTGTGCTTTTGAAGAATTTTTACGTAATTGTATTGATACAATAAGTTCATCGTGATTACTGCCATCATCACCTGTGATTAAAAATTGGCTCCCTAATTCAATCTCATGGCCGTAGAAAAGGTGACGAACATCAAGCTCTTGATCTCTCTTCCGCTCATCAAAAAAATATTCACTTCGGTTAGTCATCATCTGACGTAGTGGCTCAAGATTATTTCGTGAGCATAAAAGTTGAATAGCTTCTAGTATTGATGTTTTACCGGTATTGTTTTTACCCACTAAAAGATTTACTCTACCAAGCTGTTGAAGCTCGAAAGATTGGAAACTACGGAAATTATTGATTTTTATCGTCTTCAACATAATTTTGCTAGCCGGAGACAATACAGAAGTGATGACTGGTATTAGTATAAGCAATGCTGATACCTTTTACTCTAGCAAAAAAGGCGATATCTCCGATGGGCTACGCCTACGCACTCCTTACCCCAACTCCTCAACACCAGCACCTTCGCCTTCTGACTCCACAGGCTCAAACGTCACCTTGTTATATAAATCCAAAAAATTCATTTCAAATGGAACTGTAACTAAAGAGATTTTCTCATCTTCTTCGTCATACTCCTGCAGCGTCCATTGCTTCTTACCAGTCTTAGAAAATTGCTCTACATGAATCCGATTTTGGTCAATTAATAAATATTCTTGAAAGCTGGGAATTGTCCGGTAATTTGCAAATTTATCTTCGCGGTCATAGCCTTTAGTTGATTTAGATAAAACCTCAATAATGACCTGTGGATTCAGAATTATATCTTGACGGTTGTTGAAAAATTCTGGTTTATCTGCCAGAATCATCACATCTGGATATGTGTAGGTACGCTTTTGGGGTATCCATAAACGTAACTGAAAAAGAAAGACTTCATAGTTGAGTTTTTTAAACGCAAAATTTAGCGCAGTAGCAAAATTCCCACCAATCAAATTGTGATTAGCAGACTCATGCGCCATAGGAATTATTTGTCCGTCAATATATTCGCTTTTGTAGTCAGCAGCCTCCTCTAGTTCCAGATATTCCTCTGGGGTGTAGTATCGCTGTTCTGTTACTTGCATAGTTTTTGTATGGACGCAATGTCTATTAATTAGGGCTATTTTATTTTAAATGAAAATGCTATAGCGTTTCTCGCCAAGCGTGAGGTACACCCGTAGGGGCACGGCAGTGCCGTGCCCCTACACCGCGTGATACAATTAAGTACCATCATTGAATGGGAAGTGCTATACATACTGCGATGCATTTTTTCAAGAGAGCGACAATGAAACAAGAAGGCTATTCAAAGATGATTGGGCTGATATGAATTTCTCCTTCTTCCTTCCTGGTTGCAGAAAATAATGTTAAGCCGCATTTTGGTTCATTAATTTTAGGCTCAAAACCGACTTCAAAGGCAATCAAATATATTTTAGATAAATTTGGTCTTTGTCCTAAGTTAATTTGACAGCCATCATAACGAAAATGAAACCATTTACTTAAGTCTAGAGATATTAAAATATCTTTTGACCAAATACTAGATGAAGTTGAAAGGTTTTTCGACTCATAAACTAAATCATCACTTCCGTATGCCCAACAAACTTGATTAGCATCAGTTATCCTTACTCTCAGACCTACTTCTTCATTTTTAGGTGTTCTTATTTTGAATTTAAGATGTTGAAAATTTAATGCATTAACTGGTGCATCATTCATGGGACGGATTGTTACATTAGTTCCCCATCCTTGTCTGACAAAAGATATTTTTATAAATGTTTGCTCATTAGATATAACACTTGCCTTTATATAACTATCGGTAGTTCCCCCATGCTTAATGGCTAAAGGATCTGCCCATAATTCATCAATAATCCTGTCACCTGAATAATCATTAAATACAAATCTTTCTTGTGCTGGCCGAGTTAAACCGTAAGGGTTTGGTGTGGGTACGACAATTTCCTCTGGGTTGAGTTCTAAAATCTGGCAGAAAGCATTAAAAGCATGAGCGGAAATGGACTCCCTTGCAGATCTAAACCGTTTCCAGGTTGCTTTTGAGATCCCTTGAGGATAAGGTTCTTTTTCCCAGTCTGGATCTATAGCCTTACTAGCTTGCTCAAGCCATCTAGGGCTATCTAGTTTCCAACCCTTGCTCCCAGCAATTTTACTTACGGCTACTTCAATTATGAGCTTGCTATCCTGAGAAGCCTTACGCAAATCCATGTATACTTAAGCCGATTTTTTGTCAATATCAATCGTAGCTCACTTTCCTGAGCTAAGGTGATCTGCCTGAGCCAGGATGAGTTTCTATCGTTGAATTATGACT
The Gloeotrichia echinulata CP02 DNA segment above includes these coding regions:
- a CDS encoding AAA family ATPase; amino-acid sequence: MLKTIKINNFRSFQSFELQQLGRVNLLVGKNNTGKTSILEAIQLLCSRNNLEPLRQMMTNRSEYFFDERKRDQELDVRHLFYGHEIELGSQFLITGDDGSNHDELIVSIQLRKNSSKAQLNLWNEFPVDEVPDALRERDFSVKWTSVREEESWKLPLSPNGGLPIDYVRRFRRDVKNPITKTQFVTSSSLETEKMIELFDQIVLTPEEKLVEQALHRIDSKIQRIAPVSSQKLRYSLDSRGGFFVLLSDSNQRVPIGSMGDGIWRILGLALATVCAKDGYLFVDEIDTGLHFTAMSDMWKLIWDTAKRLNVQVFATTHNSDCWTSLASIAQQEDATEDGIRIHRIERGKDKSIVFNESQIVIAAEREIEVR
- a CDS encoding Uma2 family endonuclease translates to MQVTEQRYYTPEEYLELEEAADYKSEYIDGQIIPMAHESANHNLIGGNFATALNFAFKKLNYEVFLFQLRLWIPQKRTYTYPDVMILADKPEFFNNRQDIILNPQVIIEVLSKSTKGYDREDKFANYRTIPSFQEYLLIDQNRIHVEQFSKTGKKQWTLQEYDEEDEKISLVTVPFEMNFLDLYNKVTFEPVESEGEGAGVEELG